The genomic interval TTGCACAACAAAGTGAATCCCCCCCGTTGTTCGGCATCATACTTTGCATACGAGTTGATCTCTGTATTCCCCCCACATGTCGGTGTAAGCGGTGACGTTCACAGTCTGCGTCTCAAATGCTCCCAGCATCCCGCGCTGTGGAAGGACGAAGAAAGCAGCTCCTTTCCCGTGAGCCAGCAGGCCGCTCACAagctctgcagacacacacaggaagtgtgaGTGAAGTCAATCAgcctcatttaaaaacaagtgtgtgCTCTACATACCCTCTTGTGCTTTTTCCTCCACTTTCTTAGCCTGTAGAGAGTGCAGCGGCTTCTTGATGTACGAGGATCTGCAGTTAAGATGCAGAATGTGTCACATCTTGATGCATTATTCATTATTCTGCAAGCTCCTCTTACCTTTTCTCTGACTGGTTATTGGGCTTTGAGGCATGGCAAGTGAAGTACTCCGCCTCGATGGTGAAAGGAGCAGGGATAGCAGTTTGATTGGCTATCAGAAACTGCTTGGTAACGGCTCTCTTCAAGAAGACATCGTCTCCAAAGTCGAGTACCAGCGCACAGGGGCTCTCATCGTCTGAGGGAGAGCTGGAGGCAGAGAAAATCGTCCATGACTGACTTAGATAGTAGATTTTTAAGAGGCTCTATCATGCTTTTTGGAGTGTTCCCTTTCCttcagtgtgttgtataggtttctGTGTCTGCAAAGGCTATTACCAGACACTCGGCTGGGAGTAGGACACACTGAGTTTCTTGATTTTGGAAGCTACAATTCGTAGGACAAGTGGAGCGTTCATCCCCTGGACCTCACAGAGGGCAGCCACCTCCGTCAGCTCCACCTGGACAAAAggacaaacaatataaaatgaatcTGTGCATCTTTCAGCAGCTGACTTGATGCAATTCATCCAATCGTTTGATATTCTGCTGTGTGACTTACATCTGTGTGCGAGGTAAAGGTGACTGTGATCTCCAAACTGGTGTTAGGTCCCAGAGTGCCAGAGGACGGCTCAAAACTGGCTGTGCACACATCAGCCTGTTTACCCTGCAGCTTAgcctggggaggggggggggggcaatatAAAAGTCCCATTTGTATAAAGATATCCTgatttcagcctttttttattctcacagcACATTAAGTTATGTTGAAATGCATTAAAGTCAGCGTACCCTCCAGCTGAAGTGAGAGGGCAGCAGCGTCTGATTGAACAGAGTGACGGGGGCTCTGGCAGGAACTCCCATGTAGAGTTCAGAGAGGAGCAGCTCACAGCTGAGCAGACACACCTGAGGAGTCTGAACATCTGCCCGCACTGACAGGTGGCTGCAACATCACACAGGTGGTGTTATCAACAGGACTCTGTGCTCCATCTCCAGCTGGGTTTAAATATAATGCATAATGAGGAGCGGTGAACTCGATGCATGCTTACCATCCGGTTCCATTCTCCACCGTCAGCTCCAGCTCTGCTTCATATCGCTGGCAGGAGGTGGGACTAAACAGCACATCCACACTGCAAGAGGCCAACGGGGACAGCACACCCCCGCATGGCTCCACTAAAACCTAAGCAACGCAGATTAATTTAGAATAGTTCATGTTGCATTGGTGCTTCTATTTTTAACCCACTATTCAGTACCTGTGGGTGTTGGTGGTGCTGCCTCTCCTGCAGCCTCCAGCCGGCCTCCAGCTGGGTGATGTTAGTGAGGATCAGAGAGGTGTGTGTCTGCTCCCCGAACTTCAGGAGCCCAAAGTCCACACTGGGAACACTCAGGGTCACTATTGGGCCCTATAAAGTATCAAATAATGAGATTAAAGGGTCACAGGTGGGTTGAACGTCACAGCAACCAGTTAGCTAttctgtgtttggatttgttCTTACCTTAAAAGAGACTTCCACTTCCAGAGTGACGGGCTCGTGTCGGTGCTCTATGTGGCAAACCAGACTGGTAACAACCCTTTCTGGTTTCCCTCCATTCAAGATAAGGTCGAAATCAAAACACTCGTTCTCCTCTAGGAAGAATAAATCATAAAGAACCAATAAATCgacaacattttttacaatttccaGAGGATCTTTGTGCTTTCTATTGTATCGTCTAACACACCTATTCTACCAGCAGAGGGCTCTACTTCTATTATATGGCAGCTGCTGTTCATCCTCTCCCACTGGAAGTTGATGGCGGTCCTGCTGTGGTTCCACATCTAGTTCacacaacacagaaacatttacaatCTGACATCTTTCAAAAGTAGTAAATATAGGTAAAGAAGTGACTTTAAGGACCTTGAACTGCCTGCGTGTGGTCGTGCAAATAAAAATCTCTCCTGGGATCACGACAGCATACGGCTCCAGTAGGACGTGGTACGGCTCTGTCGACCCCTTGACCTCTATCTCCATGACGATCACATCGCTCACCTTGGAGCCGGTGCGCACAGGCTGAAGGACGCTGGATTGACACACAGTGTTATGAGGAAAAGGAGCTCCTGTTTAGTAAACTGACTGTGTGCAATGACCTTTATACGGTTCGTTCACATACTGATATTTACTGTACACACGTCTACCGTTGTTCATACCCAGTGTTACTGGACTCTGCTGGCATCTGGGGCACATCCCTCAGGACTAGGTGGCAAACACTGTGGTAATCCTGCAacttcagaaaacacaaacatgaaataaGCATCTGTATTAGCTCGTAACGCAGAAATACAGCATTGGATTCGTGTGTTTTCTCTTGCTTGTAGTGCTGTTATCAATCTAGATTGTTTGGATATAGAGTAGCAGAGTGTTGGATATAGAGTAGCAGCCTTCATGCATATATTAAACTACATGGCACTCTTTCTGGTGGTAGATAATCCATAGACCTTGTTGTGAGGAGCAACTGTTTTCTTCCACCaaactacattttcaaacaaaagcagGTGAGCCTGAGGCCTGTTTCCATAAGGAGATGCATTGTTTTGGGAGGGTGATGCAGCAACTCTCACCAAAACCTATCTAGATGTATTAAAAAGCACTACAGGTAAGAGAATAGAGGAtgcattctgtgttttttattaccTCCTTAGGGCAGAAGGTCATCAGAAACTCCTGTTCCTGGCAGGGGGCAAGAACCCCAGTAATCGGGCTGACGTGGAAAACAGCATCTGTGGTCGGGTGGCACTGAATGTGTGAGAGCTCTGGAGTTTCCCCTGGAAGCTGAGGGTGCAGGTTGGGCTTCATGATCTGCCAGTGGAAAGGCAGCTCCAGGTGGcttcagagggaaagagaatGTGATATCTAAGGATCCATGAAGGGACACTCATGTTTTTGCTGCTGCACAGGGTCAGCAACAGAGCAGCAGACCTTCATCTTTTGTAGTGTTGATGTATGAGGGTGTGCGGCTTACACGTTGTTTCTAATGATGACTTTCCTCTCCTGCGCAGAGTGAGGGTTGCAGGGGCTGAATCGAACACAGTGGTCTGCAGTGAGGTCGTGCACCTCTCCCACCACCGGAGGCTCCTTCCTCCCAGATACAGACACAAGCTCCAGAGCAATCAGCTGGCCCTCACCTGGGAAACACATTATAGGGACAGAGGAGGGGGTCgaaacataaacatattaaaGAACACTGGCACACATTAAACCTTAATTATTGCATAGAGTAGTTTTCTGATGACTGAAAGGTTTACCTTCAATGCAAATGTCTTTCACCTGGCAGTTATCACACACAACGGTGAACACCTGACAGCTCTTCTCAGCAGCGGTGGGAAAGAAAActacctacaaacacacacacagatatataaaacagatgtgaaAACCTGCATCTAAAATCCTGAGAGGCTCCTGAATCATTTGAACTCGGCCGATTTATTCGAAAGGAAAACATCTTAGTGTGAAGACTGATACCAACTATGGGATTTAATGCAGCCACACACTCACCTCCACGACCAGGGCCTCTCCTGGCTGCAGCACAAAGAGAGAGGGGCTGATTGCAAAGGGGGGCTGCTCAGAGAAGTAAGTTCTTGCCACACACTAAAGACAGGTAGAAAAACAGAGGACAAACATTCAAAAACCTTATTTCTTTAGCGCCTTTGCCAACAAACGTTTCAAGATGCTTAAACGCTGTATATCAGCTGCTGCGGCAGATGGATTTTTACCCTCAGGTTGGACGCTGGCCACTGGTTCTTGGGGATGATGCAGAACGTCCCGACGCTGAAGCCAACATTTCGGCACAGGAACTCCACAAACTTGACTCCTCCGATCAGACAACAACCACAGTCCAGAACTCTTGGTACTGCACGACAACAATGCACAAGTGAATAAAGTACTCAAACAAAGGGAGGGTGTAGACTGTTATAAGACTTACATGTGAGTATTGGAGGGGGTCTTTTGGCCATGATGGGAACCACAAGCAGGTGCTCAGCCTGGGTCTCAACCACCATGAAGTCCTCATAATCCCCCATCGAGTCTGGAGCAAAGCGCACTGTGTACTTACAGCTCATCCCCGGGGCGACAACACCCCCCTCACCGGGGAACCTCCCTGCAAAACATACCGGAAAATATGAATTCCTTCAGAGTTCAAATCTACATTTGAATTCAGAATGATTATTTATTCCAGGGACATTGGGTTTGTGATAGATGagataaatataaagtaatacaaattaaaataaatgaaagatattcataaaaacatagaaagttaagatgaaataaaactacaaatatttaaaaatctgaaatgaaagTTAACAGTccaataatgtttttattaaaatcaaatacaaatatttatataaacaaaaaagataagatgaaataaatgatagatatgtatataaacatgagaagtgaaagtaaaaatatgaacGCTGAATTGTAGTTTTATGGGTGAAGTAATGCCAGTTATACAGTAGGTGGCGCTGATTCACATTCAGGAGTACAACAGCCCCACAGGAATGTGAAAAACACCTAATGCATTCCAgacatttaatttgtcaaacACCCTGGCACTCCTTCTGATACAGTCACTGACATTTGGCACACTTTATTTACTACAAACAGGATTTAAAGAGGCTGTGTGATCCAATCAGAGTAAAGGGAAAGGCTCACCGAGGCCAAGGGAGAAGTAAGGAGTGGTGGGAGGAATGACTCGGACAGTACGGCTGGCAGACGTCAAGTTTTTCAGCTCCAGTGAAGTCTGCAACAGGACAGGGCATGTTACTGTACATCACTGTGCAGACACAGACTCAGGATTTAACACCGACACACACCTCGTATACTTGTCCTACAGTGTAGTCGGGGAAAACCACCACTGAAGGAGTTGCTAGGAACACAGGATCATCAGtggagctttaaaaaaaaggcacaaaaacaacattttaagtgtttttttttattctcagtgAACACAGGAAGTGGTGAGCCGGGTAATAAGCTTTAACTGAAAGCATCGACTTCTATGTCAAAACCACAAAGCAAGCATTTCTGATTTCACTTTGTTCACCTGCCAAAGCAGAAATTGTCTCCTGCTTTTGGGTTGGATCAAAGCTGGAACTGCACAAATGTTTGTTAAAGGAAACTCTTTTTAAGATGTATGAGGTGCTTATCCTGTGTAAAGTCAGTGTATTTACCGAGCAGATGTCGGTCGACACACCCCGAGTAACGATGTGATAATATTCAAAATCTAGCACAAACTGAAACTGATATTGACTTCTTTAGTGGGGCTTTTTTAAGGTGGTTAAATACTGTTTCCTGCTGTCCCCCTtccacagcagtacattttGTGTGGGGCAGCTATAGTTAATAGCTATCAATGCAAACTACTGAATCTTCATAACCCCTTAATGCTCATCCCCTTtccacatgtacagtatgcacaGAGTTAATAATCTTCTTTATAATTGTTGTTGCTCAACTGCCACGCTTACCACACGCCTGTGGTGGATGTTGCTGACATGACACCCTCACTATAGATTGTGGtgaactgtgtttgtgtccactGGCAGATTATGAGTCTTCATAAGAGAGTAATGCTCTCACAGCATGACTTGTACTTCTATCTCTGTTTGACTCAGCTGCGTCAAAATGCATCTGAAAATGTTGACTGCTCAGTCGCTCAAAATGCTAACGAGTATCTGCAGGCTAATGACTTAAATCCTGCTCGTCCCAGGTACCTttgctcctctgtctctctcctcacaTGCTCCGTCTTCCCTGCTTTGGATCTGGCCCGGACGAGGGATGTGCCCCCCTGCTGTGCACTCGGAGGAAGGAAGCGAGGATTGCGTAGGAAACTGTTTCGATCTTTCAACTTCTGAAGtctctcctgtccctctttacgATCCTTTGCGCTGGGCTCATCCTTCCACTTGGGTCTGGGTATGGTCTGTTTGGACTTCtgaaacatatatacagtagaCTGATGTTATAAAATCTTCACAGCTCTAATTTATCGAAAAGATATAAGTGTGACTCTTCACTTCTTTGGGAGGGTTTCTCCTCTTTGGGGTGTCTGAGCTGGATTCGAAAGTCAGACTGAGCTCTGATGCATCTAGGACGATCTTCTCTGGACTGGGAATCAGAGTGTAACCATCATCCTGAGGCTCCTTGGACACGTGCATGGCGTAGGAGAAGGTGGGTTTGCCAGGATTTGTTTTTActgacagaaaaagaacaaatgagaACCTggacaaacattatttttgatttaagatgAATGCAAAAGGGAGTCATGTACTTGATGCTGGTGCTTCCACGCGTGGTTTTTGTGTAGGTAAATAGTCCTGGGGGGAAATGAGGTTGTTCATTTCGAGAAGATCTTTATCTACGCACCAGGAAAAGGCTGATTGGACTGAAAGTAGACAtgaaataacataaaaatacatctCTGGAACATgcgaagcagaaaataactCATGACAATATTCCCCTCTCACCTGTGAGGAGGCCCTGGTGATCGATAATATCTCCCATCCTCTCCCTCATCCTCTCATAGGCCTGGCTCTCTGTGGCGGCAGCTCGAGCTCTGGCCTGGATTATATGACTCTCCAGCATGTCAGCCTCTTTTATACGCCGGCTGTATTCAGAATGAGCCTGTaatgggtaaaaaaaagaagcataatTATCATACAGATATATATTATTGCTATGGAGTTGTGGTACTGCTTTTGGGTCACCTGTTGCAGCTCTTCCACATATCTGTCATGGTAGCTGCTGCGTCCATTCTTCGTCTTGATGAGGTTGGACAAAGTGTCTTTCCCGATGATGTCTTTTGTGTAAAGGTCCTTGAAGGTGCTTGCTAACACATGAGAAATGTCCTAATGGaccagaaagagaaaagggactTGTTTCTTCTTGCTTGATGTGAATTTAGTTAGCATTAAGTAACGTTATATTCTAAGAAGCAGGCAGTGATGGATAGTACAAGTACTGTACCTGGGACTTTCTTGATGCGGGTCTGTGGCTGTTCACAGACGGATCCAACAGAGAGGGTTCCCTGCTCTCTGGTTCCTCCAGCATGGCAGAGGAGACGCTCATGTAGCTAACGGTATGCTAATGAGCTAAAAAGTTAGTTAGCTAATTAGCGTCAACTTCAAAACTGAGAAATAGCGTTAACAAGACGGCTTTCACGACTTATTTACCTTCCAAATATAACTTACACACATGATTTAGCTAGGTAAAACTGTGGCTAAAATGTAAATTTACTCGCACCTGTCCGCCATGTTTATTTACATGTGGTTGCCATAGTAACAGATACATCCGCTGTAGCCATCCAAGAAGAAAACCACAGAAGGACCCCAGAaatcaccaacaacaacaaaaaatcaaCAATAGGTTACCCTTTAAGGCCTATGTTCTTCACTGGTTTTCtagttattgttttgttgtagtTTTCTACCTTAATTTGTGCAGCTGTCAGGTTAATGTTAGTAAAAAGTAAGGCCTACTTCACACTGAACCATACAGTATAAACACCTAATGCTTCAATATGTTTATTAAACAGTCACACCCTCATGATACTGCTTTGTCATGAGGTGTGGCAATGTCTCCTTTTCAAGTGGGCTTTATTATACAGCTaccaagaataaaaaacatgggTTTCCTTGTTCAAAGCAGAAGTCGGCCTTCAAACTGACACTGAGGGATAGGTTGTTTCCACAAATTTGGTCATGCAAAGTACTTTCCAACCAGAATTCAAGCAAAGCAAATTGGCTGTGGCATCATGCAAAAAGAGCGGTCCCTGCATTAGCTGTGCTTTTGAAACACATTGCTTTTTGTTAGAGCAAACACTCAGATTTCTTGACTCTTGTGCTCAAGTGGGATCTCAAAGGGGCGATTGTTGAGCCTCACTTTGAACCGCCTCGTGGTTTGCCAGACAAAGTTTACCCTcagcatcttttttttcccccaagaCTTGCCCCAGCAGGAGAGGTCgtagaaaacaaaatgctggCAGACACTGAGGCTCAGAGCGTGATCTGTCTAAGCCCTTTCCACATACCACTACTTCAAAGTATCCTATCAAATACAGGAACTAACCTCTTCAGCATTCTGCCAGGTATTCTGTGTCCCCATAGATGCATGATACCAACACCACAGCAGGTTATCATGCATCAGTTGTTGCTTTAGCACATTCTTCCTTTTGAATCAACCCTGCTGAAATCTCTGCTAGTGATTGGTGCCTTTATCTGCTGTCAGATGGAAATAGATCGTGTAGTGACCTCATAATAATGATGACTGCAGACATGGTGTGATGTGATGCTATGTGGTAATACTCCCATCCTAAACTTTCCAAGGTAAAAAGGTAAAGGAGAGAGGCAGGAGCATTCCTCAGACTATACAGTATAATGGCAGGTCAGTGCCACACCCTGTCACACCCTGCATATAACATCACGTATATAGATGTGGAAATGCTTCAAAACTCACAGCACAGACCTAACACATGCTCATGCAACATTTTCTTACAAAGGGTCAAATTTGACACCATgcaagtgtttatttttagtcaaTGGTGGTAAAATTCCATCCAAAGGTGTAGTTGAATGTCCTCAGGGCgctgaatgaataaaaacaaacacagtggaGTACTTGTCAGACCGGTGTTGCAGTGGGTGTGGACTGATGGTAGCTTGAGAGTCTGATGGGCTGGTATTAACTACGCACTGTGTGAGGCTGCTCACAGGGACACACTGGCTGGATCTGTTCCCTACATATGACACATTAACAATGTTATTATAACTATTATAGTATTTCTGACACTACTTCGGAGGACAAAAGGACTTCACTGAGGCATATGGTGATTTTATTTTGACTAGAATCAGAATGGAGTCAAACGGCACAGCTCCGAAACATGGTGAGTATGTGGTGACGCACAGATTTACTCTATTATTTCTACTGCTATCCAAGAGCACATTGGTCAAAGTGCTGTCCATTTATTGGAAATATTCAGTATACTAGAATTCTTCTGTGAGATTATTTTTTGACAGACTTGAGCAAtttattctgctttatttttgccaaatgtgtcacttctccctcctccctcagaGTGGCAGGCActtacatttgatatttattaaacattttacattaattATGTTCTTTCTAgcttattgtatattttattacattatttatttacactttatttaatttatccttatttttttcattttatactgGAACAACTGTCACAAAGATTTCCCCCAGAATTACTAACGCATTTCTAAAATAGCCCAAGACAGATATTTCAGTGTGTGGTTACAGTACAGCTTATCATGATCTtgataagaaaagataaaacgACAGACTTGAAGTATATGTCGAGTTTCAGTGTCTGTCGGATAAATAATTCCAGCAGCTGTCCTTTCCAGAAAATCACCAGATATTCAGGTCTGAGATGTTTTTGGAGCCAGCACAGTGTCACAATTTACTCTCACAGCACTTTCAGCAAGGAGCCATTCCTGGCCACAGCCTTTGAAATGACATGCACAGATTTAAGAAGGCGAGGCTACAACTGGTACAGTACATGCAGTCCTAACCTCACCATGGGGTGGCGCTGTTTTATCATTTAACAGCGTTATTCAAGATAATCACaatattttggggggaaaacaAAGCCTGTGCATGCAGCAAAGGCCAtggataaagaaaataatgtgaaGTAAACATATGCAGTACATTTGAAGTCATAATGTAGCCTATATTGCAATCTTTCTCCTCCTAAAGCAATGGGAGACAACTCATGAAGTTACTCCATCGACTTActtgtgacattttttaacccaaATCACATTTTAGTGGTGTTGTGTTTCAGCTAAATTACCGTGCACACAGCTCCCCCAAAGCCTGTAAGTGCACAGCTGGAAAGTGAGCGCTGTAGGCAATACAACCCAGTAGTGGATGAGTTTAGACCCGCCccatggggggtgggggggggactACAGTACGTGGTGCTTCTCCTCCACACGGAGCACACATTAAACACGGTCTGGatactttttttgggggggttatttttactgtaaaaaacgAAAAAGAAGAAACGGGTTGTCCTGTGCGAAATGTCTTGTTTACACAAACGCCCGAAAAGAACGAAATCCGAAGAGGAGGCTTTCCTGGAGAAGGTGAAACAAATTGCGCACGAGAATGGGAAACGGCTAGGTGAGTCACCCCCCCAAAAAGACGCAAATATGTGTACGAGTTTTTTGGGCAGGGTTTTGTGG from Eleginops maclovinus isolate JMC-PN-2008 ecotype Puerto Natales chromosome 21, JC_Emac_rtc_rv5, whole genome shotgun sequence carries:
- the dlec1 gene encoding deleted in lung and esophageal cancer protein 1; the encoded protein is MSVSSAMLEEPESREPSLLDPSVNSHRPASRKSQDISHVLASTFKDLYTKDIIGKDTLSNLIKTKNGRSSYHDRYVEELQQAHSEYSRRIKEADMLESHIIQARARAAATESQAYERMRERMGDIIDHQGLLTVQSAFSWCVDKDLLEMNNLISPQDYLPTQKPRVEAPASIKTNPGKPTFSYAMHVSKEPQDDGYTLIPSPEKIVLDASELSLTFESSSDTPKRRNPPKEKSKQTIPRPKWKDEPSAKDRKEGQERLQKLKDRNSFLRNPRFLPPSAQQGGTSLVRARSKAGKTEHVRRETEEQSSTDDPVFLATPSVVVFPDYTVGQVYETSLELKNLTSASRTVRVIPPTTPYFSLGLGRFPGEGGVVAPGMSCKYTVRFAPDSMGDYEDFMVVETQAEHLLVVPIMAKRPPPILTLPRVLDCGCCLIGGVKFVEFLCRNVGFSVGTFCIIPKNQWPASNLRCVARTYFSEQPPFAISPSLFVLQPGEALVVEVVFFPTAAEKSCQVFTVVCDNCQVKDICIEGEGQLIALELVSVSGRKEPPVVGEVHDLTADHCVRFSPCNPHSAQERKVIIRNNVHLELPFHWQIMKPNLHPQLPGETPELSHIQCHPTTDAVFHVSPITGVLAPCQEQEFLMTFCPKELQDYHSVCHLVLRDVPQMPAESSNTGVLQPVRTGSKVSDVIVMEIEVKGSTEPYHVLLEPYAVVIPGEIFICTTTRRQFKMWNHSRTAINFQWERMNSSCHIIEVEPSAGRIEENECFDFDLILNGGKPERVVTSLVCHIEHRHEPVTLEVEVSFKGPIVTLSVPSVDFGLLKFGEQTHTSLILTNITQLEAGWRLQERQHHQHPQVLVEPCGGVLSPLASCSVDVLFSPTSCQRYEAELELTVENGTGCHLSVRADVQTPQVCLLSCELLLSELYMGVPARAPVTLFNQTLLPSHFSWRAKLQGKQADVCTASFEPSSGTLGPNTSLEITVTFTSHTDVELTEVAALCEVQGMNAPLVLRIVASKIKKLSVSYSQPSVCSPSDDESPCALVLDFGDDVFLKRAVTKQFLIANQTAIPAPFTIEAEYFTCHASKPNNQSEKRSSYIKKPLHSLQAKKVEEKAQEELVSGLLAHGKGAAFFVLPQRGMLGAFETQTVNVTAYTDMWGEYRDQLVCKVGDLEPTLVPMQMTVKGCPLYFQMTGPRPDDQNQGPITHFGTHVSGGDTVSRSLRINNPTMFDIRMDWESYNIDQNDRKLLDVVVAYGGAFPLKDTDGNELPVRISGASWERNQSPCSEGTSSSLRSMTSADGEEYVSEDEGEEEETCLYPAPAKKELISVHIRPHVGNMSDYPYCITPQQIVIPAKSSGTIHASFTPLTLSGSACESRCVGLALGFMSLDSEMAACVPGKVIRAQGLDLEPVRVDLLGAVKPAALSVQMEEDGGALEFHASAGDLLTADSEDKKLLVREFDVTRALQLKNTSEMPLHFRLEAQDPFLVLKPQTRVRSSSSSNPTTGESQTVLLQPQHALQVKVAFRCSLSLLDHAEQAEEGLPPGVTLMHRARGGRKLRFQQNLLIHYSNNSLQTVPLCADLDLVSMRPSSDSIDFGFCYTGETKTLDVTLHSHGANTYWKSLIESDEGQDVFRVTPDFGLLVPGCSHCLQISFTPGDDRAFRAAVVLWSPLVKPPLTLQLQGTGSYDEVYRSH